agtcgtcagcatacgccaccatctcgcagtcctgcggaagggcgacgtccagaactccatcgtacatggtgttccacagggtggggccaagaatcgaaccctgtggaacaccagccgtgatggaccgagttactgggccgtcggatgtctcgaagaccaactctcggttctcgaagtagctcctcacgattctttgcagaccagcaggtactcctttcatctgcagtgcagtggcgatggcctgccagcttgccgtattgaaggcattcttgacatccattgacacgaccagcaggaacctgttatcccgcccgttcgtgcggcggaatctcatcgcgctctgaccagcctcgatcactgttcgaatggcgccaattgtagatcgccccctccggaagccatgctgcctgtctgacagcctcaccgcagcaggatcttccaggtggttgtgaagtctgtttagaatgagcttctccagcactttccctaaggcatccagcatgcacaaaggtcggtatgacccgttgctacccggtggtttccccggcttggggagcagtaccaaccgctgtcgtttccatggtgctggaaatgtagccgtttccagacagctttggtacaacgcctggaaaacgtccgtgtacgcaaggattgcagccttgacagcggcgttcggaattccgtcaaggcccggcgcttttttgttcggcatggtgctagctatcagacggagttccgggatcgtgacttgggtccatggagtctgctggtctgcaggctgttcctgttcttcctcggaactgatgctgggccagttgaagggcggatgttgcgggaaaagctctgtaacgatgctttcaagcctcgctctctccgtctcgggtggggcccttccaccgcgaagacgggagaggactactaagtacccggctccgaaaacgttttcctccgcagcatcgatcaattcctggaaggcagcctttttgctggcacgtatagctctatccagctcagctttagctgttctgtattgggctgcagccagacttcggttctggagatcacttgtctgctgcatgcgatctctcgtctgctcgcagttctgcctaagcagagcaatcagtggcgtccaccagtaaacgtcccgatgagggtcggggaaagacgacgtcatcctttgcatggttttctcgcaggccgatatcattgccgagatcattccctggtgattgactgccttctctcggaatccctcgccatgtagcgtggccaggaaattctctttcgagaactgtttcgtcttaaatcgcgtgcctgcatgttgaaaacgctctcgctggccccgttgacgtgactgtccttggttacgctgctggtctgctgacgctgggcctaccgaataggtgatatacctatggtcagatcgcgtgtccgtgtttcttaccaaccaagtgctcggctgagctatggacgagctggcgaaggtcacgtcgacaacgctggcagtcgccacaccgtttccaacaaaggttgccacattccctcgattcatcagcagcaggcccaattgctgggacgcctcgagcagtacttccccacgctcattgctgcgttggcttccccactcctcatgccaagcgttaaagtctccggcaactactacctgagggtgggattgggcttccaattcaattgcttcaacgaattccgcaaatccttcccgcgacaggctgggtggcgcgtagcagcttaggaaggtgatgccacccaccttggcagctataaggcctggaacatcactgctccattgtccttgtagagggtatcgtcctgtggccacgactgccacctttttggaggcatcaactgcccatcttgggttgttctcgggtggtcgatacgtgtgggaaagaaccagcacgtccacttccatttgtcgggcggtttgcaggaccagatcttgggcgatcctgcctccacccaggttcacttggaggacttttagctgcgtcattgggtggccgaccgatcgcatgtccggtccccgataacatgggggccatcgcatttgccgcagcgtatttcttccatgcatgtaccagccttgtgaccttcctgtccgcaacggatgcaaacattttgtcggtctacaggtgaccgacaatcgcgggcgttgtggccgtgctcaaggcatcggtagcagcgaagatgctctttgggtgttggaggagccatcttcactctggaaatgcagaagcccaagcgaagcttcgtaccatccagcgctttggcggccttggctggcagacggacgcgtgcccgctgggtgccatccggcattgtcctaatgctcgttgagacgatgcctgccccaccctcgatcttgttttcaaggagagctgtaagctcttcctccttggctagggggtcgatgtcgtttactaccaaggccgccatttccgtcacgtgtcgacaagttccagcctcgccgatgatcgttcggatctgctggagaattaaggtcgcgtttgcggatctagcaagcgtcagtcgtagcaacgccttatctgtgcgccggcccatgatgatgaaatcctttaactccttatgtgtgccattatcgtcaacggctttacggattttcaaggagacgctctcgaaagtctcgttctgaccaggagagatctctatcagttcgggcttaggacgcttacgcttctgctgctgctgttgatgctgctgctgctgctgttgcgacgagcctgcgaccacatatcgctgtggctgtcgttgctgctgttgctgctgtagctgctgcctcatttgcggcggctgataccgcccagtctgctgttgttgttgctgcggttggttagactgctgctgctgctgtgtattttgacggcggcgcactaccgtcgtccataattcttgctgctcctgctgctgttgctgttgccgctgctgctgctgctgctgctgctgacgttggtgctgctgattctgttgctgcacccgttgctgctgctgctgttctcgctgttgatgctgctgctgctgctgctgctgctgccattcacgctgctggttccgctgctgctgttgttgttgctgctgctgctgctgctgctgctgctgctgctgctgctgctgttcccgctgctgatgctgttgctgctgctgccgctgctcctgctgctgtggtccttggcgaccgcgacggttgcgagagctgtgggctccctgggctgtcatcattggggctgctgctgcttgctgctgcagctcgatgaccgaacgggcgcccatcctgtacgtttcgagctcccgttcaagcgccgcatttttcatcaaactttcctgGAGCCCCTTACGGCAGAGGCTAAGCTCCTTTGAGAGCTGAGCAACCTGCATGGCCAGGAGCTTCAAGCTCTCGTTCATCTctgagagagatggttcagcagaagaacacttaccagcctttggtgttgaggtggccggtaccgtcatctcctcgcgctgttgactctggctgggcaacttgtccagcactaccaatggcaccttccccattggtggaactgctaatcccgacgggcccgcgaggatcgtgcagttcaattcttcttcttcatcatcactcaagtagacgatgcctgcggtgggtggtggctccaccggtgttgagtcagacacttttaatgcgtcgacccggttgagggacaccgatcgagccctcgggcgaagtactcgtcccgagctcccttggggatgggcatcaccgcccagccccgacatgttggtttcaacgttgcgcgcacctacttgagggtttgttggcagcccgacgcactatgcctaacgcccgcactctcgccaacgaggcgtcagaaaccgacccccggttttaggttcgtcaagaaaaccgatggagaacggatttttgaaatgttgaaaaatttcaaattttgaaatatttcaaaagtgaaatatttcaccctccctgaaagatttcagggccgctttcacaaacgcgcacctacttgagggtttgatggcagcccgacgcactctgCCTGACGCCCGCGCACATggaagatggtttttttttttgaagagaagaaaaaaaaaaaaaaaaaaaaaaaaaaaaaaaaaaaaaaaaaaaaaaaaaaaaaaaaaaaaaaaaaaaaaaaaaaaaaaaaaaaaaaaaaaaaaaaaaaaaaaaattcaaaatgtgaaatatttcaccctgccctgaaagatttcgataCCGCTTCCACAGGCAACACTTTCCCGTCGGGATAGCTTGGCGGGTGCCGAAGTTATGCCACTTTGAAATTCCTCTGCTTAGCTGTCAAACTGAtgtcacaccttttttcgtgctcagatacactgtttacactaaaatagtgcaactcaggcacattttgggcacttttttcgaatttctgtttttgcaccacgtcgcacaagcacacggtgAGTATTCGCAATTGGcagatgtcacaaaaaaaacaaaaattttctgcacgtcgatggtcacctaaactatggttactcgtgtgacggcaccttaacaatcggtccgtcaggggccgtacagtcaacccacccaatttcacccggaaccgaattttcataaatttgttccccgaataatattaaatattatttcacttttttcggtcacagaacgggcgattttcgatcggttttcactggatgaacgttctttggccacccgctggccttaaaaaccgcacccggcgagaatctgggcaaattatatcgctgaaaacagagatccggcgaaaccttggcccagtatgggctggatgacgcaaaacttttttcacaattttgtggttttttcatgcgcggatcacttctttacaccttttttcgtgctcagatgcactgtttacactaaaatagtgcaactcaggcacattttgggcacttttcgaatttcttctttagcaccacgtcacacaaacacacggtgagcattcgcaataggccgatgtcacaaacattttccgcccgtcgatggtcacctaaactatggttactcgtgtAACGGCACCTTAACGATCGGTCCGTCCGAGCTGTCAGGCCGTTTGACAACCGATGCCTAACTCAGGGGccgtcaggggccgtacagtcaacccacccaatttcacctggaaccgaattttcgtaaatttgttcaccgaataatattaaatattatttcactttttttcggtcacaaacggccgattttcgatcggttttcactggatgaacgttctttggccacccgatggccttaaaaaccacacccggcgagaatctgggcaaattatatccctggaaccgaattttcgtaaatttgttcaccgaataatattaaatattatttcactttttttcggtcacaaacggccgattttcgatcggttttcactggatgaacgttctttggccacccgatggccttaaaaaccacacccggcgagaatctgggcaaattatatcgctgaaAACACAGATCCGGCGATTacttggcccagtatgggctggatgacgcaaaacttttttttcacaattttgtggttttttcatgcgcggatcacttcttaacaccttttttcgtgctcagatgcactgtttacactaaaatcgtGCAATTCTGGCactttttgggcacttttttcgattttctgcttttacaccatgtcacacaaacacatggtgGGGGGTTCAtaggcaacaaacacaaatgcacgatttttgttgaatttttgccTTAAAAACACTTGATAACGCTCTTAAAGGGTAAATCAGGTGCCCTGAGCACGTTTTTCACACTATTAAAGTCGATTAACGACgattttgcactgtttttaaGTCCTTTTTTCGGAGCCCAAACACAACGTGTCGGTACAGTACGACCTCACGTTTGACactacagggataactggcttgtggccgccaagcgttcatagcgacgtggctttttgatccttcgatgtcggctcttcctatcattgtgaagcaaaattcaccaagcgtaggattgttcaccctttcaagggaacgtgagctgggtttagaccgtcgtgagacaggttagttttaccctactggtgtgtgcttatagtcgctatcttaacggaattcctgtgcagtacgagaggaaccacaggtacggaccactggctcaatactagtccgaccggactttggtatgacgctacgtccgctggattatgcctgaacgcctctaaggtcgtagccaatccgagctgatagcgcttctcaaacccattaggtgttcggaagctagcgggcctaacaaccctctgagatccgttggagtctgcgtctgcagcccggcgtctcatcccgctatacctaggccgcaacgagtggagttcgctgcacgtgttagtaccgtaactgggaacgccgttggcttgagctctgcccaacgtggatatacctagtttcgacacctatcaaccgcccgcaaacgacgggacttcaggctgggagctgcgagttgtagagatgcgttcgcatcgatcctctcaggcgacccatgcttggtggtttgtccgtgtgccccttcctcgatgtgcgcaagctcgtcttggtctggggaccacgtcgacacaggggatacttttgtgagagcaagagtgtacttagttgagtgtagcaagggatcgcgtgccccttcctcgatggcgcaacgaaccatcttggtctggggaccgtggtgccgtgctctggtgaagcttggtgcgtgctctttccttgtcagacgagtgacttgacttggtctggagaccgttcctttacactagtggacaagagctggctacttccgtgtcagacgagtgacttgacacggtatggagcggaacacgtaacactagtgagcttgtcggcgtgcctcgttctcgacttgattgtcttgatgtgagaaacgtgccgaccaaaccagtaagcttacacacctgctcgttacaagttgtataagttaatccgtttgggccggttgccttgcacatgatggtgttgttgaccatgttcggttaacacgtcgtgtgtcgaggtggccggccttggtagtaggatgtcttgtgcatgtgacgtgttgacctggtttggtcgatgtgtcgtcgtgtacgagatgacctacttacccgtcagttgtccaagttgtatcatgtgttgacttagttgacgtgtcatgtgcatggatgattggcgtacgggtcatgtatggtgcacttgcttcagttgaagggatgtactagtacagttatattaattgtttatttcccgatctggtcttttggctggatcgcgaaaaaaacgctaagtcccaaatcttgaactcgagaggagagcgctgatgacaaccttttggactggagctccctagaattcggctttttccttctctaaagggatgcactgttgtatgaattgtttattcacgatctggtcgttggattggatcgtgaaaaaaaaacgctaagtcccagatcctgaactcgacaggaaagcgctgatggcaaacattttgactggaagtccctagaaaacggctttttccttattggcattatgtggcacgtttattgtggctagaacattaattatcccccaaatggcaccaacgcttggcgaaagtctcgaaatactcctatcccgacgcaccagcaaccgcaacacgatgcaaaataaattgcacgagctgctgatacttgtaccatgcacggtacacggtaccaaattatacccctgaaagtgtgcaatttggtgctatagtaggaaatttggttgggcaagcctagctacgcgtgtcgctacgcgtgttgcatggtggtcgatcagaggtatgcaaaagcacctatctaggggaattactttacgttctagtagcaagttcgatttttcggtccagcacggcagtaatcctgcatgcatacactccatgtaccaaaaatgtatcaacctaggcgttgctcagtagcttttggcggcacatgtaaaaagtattcgagttcagattcttggaactttgcgtattgttcaaaactaataacgaaaactaaattataaatgggtaaaaggctaggcgtttctcagtagcttttttgcgccacgtggcaaaagtattcgagttcagat
The genomic region above belongs to Anopheles gambiae chromosome X unlocalized genomic scaffold, idAnoGambNW_F1_1 X_unloc_146, whole genome shotgun sequence and contains:
- the LOC133394459 gene encoding negative elongation factor A-like, with product MSGLGGDAHPQGSSGRVLRPRARSVSLNRVDALKVSDSTPVEPPPTAGIVYLSDDEEEELNCTILAGPSGLAVPPMGKVPLVVLDKLPSQSQQREEMTVPATSTPKAGKCSSAEPSLSEMNESLKLLAMQVAQLSKELSLCRKGLQESLMKNAALERELETYRMGARSVIELQQQAAAAPMMTAQGAHSSRNRRGRQGPQQQEQRQQQQQHQQREQQQQQQQQQQQQQQQQQQQQRNQQREWQQQQQQQQHQQREQQQQQRVQQQNQQHQRQQQQQQQQRQQQQQQEQQELWTTVVRRRQNTQQQQQSNQPQQQQQQTGRYQPPQMRQQLQQQQQQRQPQRYVVAGSSQQQQQQHQQQQQKRKRPKPELIEISPGQNETFESVSLKIRKAVDDNGTHKELKDFIIMGRRTDKALLRLTLARSANATLILQQIRTIIGEAGTCRHVTEMAALVVNDIDPLAKEEELTALLENKIEGGAGIVSTSIRTMPDGTQRARVRLPAKAAKALDGTKLRLGFCISRVKMAPPTPKEHLRCYRCLEHGHNARDCRSPVDRQNVCIRCGQEGHKAGTCMEEIRCGKCDGPHVIGDRTCDRSATQ